The Coregonus clupeaformis isolate EN_2021a chromosome 8, ASM2061545v1, whole genome shotgun sequence genome has a segment encoding these proteins:
- the LOC121572480 gene encoding proline-rich transmembrane protein 1 isoform X2, protein MSGKHGLEDTNRQAMSQPMQQMQPPPYLPSQDPNMGHQHHNMQHANMQHPNMAPQPGCGPQPNYPPPPPPPCSDGYQETQFHNGSYGHPGAPQGYTVQTQGPGGGVPHAPVGYFQPGYPLQLQPCTAYVPVYPLASGQPYQGMPQGQMGMQMPHGIALMEPRRPPHDYLPIAVLTTVCCFWPTGIIAIFKAVQVRTAVARGDMVMAEIASREARNFSFISLAVGIASIVLCTILTVVVIIASQHHDDDWEP, encoded by the exons ATGTCGGGAAAACACG gtCTGGAGGACACCAATCGCCAGGCCATGTCCCAACCCATGCAGCAAATGCAGCCCCCTCCATACCTCCCCTCCCAGGACCCTAACATGGGCCATCAACACCACAACATGCAACACGCCAACATGCAGCACCCCAACATGGCCCCTCAGCCCGGCTGTGGCCCCCAGCCCAACTACCCCCCTCCACCCCCGCCCCCTTGTTCCGATGGCTACCAGGAGACCCAGTTCCACAATGGCTCCTACGGACACCCAGGGGCCCCACAGGGCTACACAGTCCAGACCCAGGGCCCGGGAGGGGGGGTCCCACATGCCCCTGTGGGGTACTTTCAACCAGGATACCCTCTCCAACTGCAGCCCTGCACAGCCTACGTTCCTGTCTACCCCCTGGCGTCG ggGCAGCCCTACCAGGGGATGCCCCAGGGCCAGATGGGCATGCAGATGCCCCATGGCATCGCCTTGATGGAGCCCCGGCGCCCGCCTCACGACTACCTGCCAATCGCTGTGCTCACCACCGTCTGCTGCTTCTGGCCAACAGGAATCATAGCCATCTTCAAGGCAGTACAG gtgCGTACGGCGGTGGCCAGGGGGGACATGGTGATGGCAGAGATAGCGTCCCGCGAGGCGCGTAATTTCTCCTTCATCAGCCTGGCGGTGGGCATTGCCTCCATCGTCCTGTGTACCATCCTCACCGTGGTAGTCATCATCGCCTCCCAACACCATGACGACGACTGGGAACCATAA
- the LOC121572480 gene encoding proline-rich transmembrane protein 1 isoform X1, translating to MSGKHGGYQGLEDTNRQAMSQPMQQMQPPPYLPSQDPNMGHQHHNMQHANMQHPNMAPQPGCGPQPNYPPPPPPPCSDGYQETQFHNGSYGHPGAPQGYTVQTQGPGGGVPHAPVGYFQPGYPLQLQPCTAYVPVYPLASGQPYQGMPQGQMGMQMPHGIALMEPRRPPHDYLPIAVLTTVCCFWPTGIIAIFKAVQVRTAVARGDMVMAEIASREARNFSFISLAVGIASIVLCTILTVVVIIASQHHDDDWEP from the exons ATGTCGGGAAAACACG GAGGTTACCAAG gtCTGGAGGACACCAATCGCCAGGCCATGTCCCAACCCATGCAGCAAATGCAGCCCCCTCCATACCTCCCCTCCCAGGACCCTAACATGGGCCATCAACACCACAACATGCAACACGCCAACATGCAGCACCCCAACATGGCCCCTCAGCCCGGCTGTGGCCCCCAGCCCAACTACCCCCCTCCACCCCCGCCCCCTTGTTCCGATGGCTACCAGGAGACCCAGTTCCACAATGGCTCCTACGGACACCCAGGGGCCCCACAGGGCTACACAGTCCAGACCCAGGGCCCGGGAGGGGGGGTCCCACATGCCCCTGTGGGGTACTTTCAACCAGGATACCCTCTCCAACTGCAGCCCTGCACAGCCTACGTTCCTGTCTACCCCCTGGCGTCG ggGCAGCCCTACCAGGGGATGCCCCAGGGCCAGATGGGCATGCAGATGCCCCATGGCATCGCCTTGATGGAGCCCCGGCGCCCGCCTCACGACTACCTGCCAATCGCTGTGCTCACCACCGTCTGCTGCTTCTGGCCAACAGGAATCATAGCCATCTTCAAGGCAGTACAG gtgCGTACGGCGGTGGCCAGGGGGGACATGGTGATGGCAGAGATAGCGTCCCGCGAGGCGCGTAATTTCTCCTTCATCAGCCTGGCGGTGGGCATTGCCTCCATCGTCCTGTGTACCATCCTCACCGTGGTAGTCATCATCGCCTCCCAACACCATGACGACGACTGGGAACCATAA